A single window of Brevundimonas naejangsanensis DNA harbors:
- the aguB gene encoding N-carbamoylputrescine amidase, whose protein sequence is MTRQITVAAIQTSYGEDMQANIDKTIGFIRDAAAKGAQVILAPELFQGPYFCVSQEEKWFGAAYPWREHPAVTQLQPVARELGVVLPVSIFEREGPHYFNSLVMIDADGELMGVYRKSHIPDGPGYQEKYYFRPGDTGFKVWDTRFGRIGVGICWDQWYPETARAMMLQGAEVLLYPTAIGTEPHDDTLDTAAPWRRAMQGHAVSNVVPVVGANRIGHEQVTEAGQTYYGHSFIADHRGDLVESLDREEGVLVHTFDLDFLDRHRAAWGFFRDRRTDLYGALATGRPA, encoded by the coding sequence ATGACCCGTCAAATCACCGTCGCCGCCATCCAGACCTCGTACGGCGAGGACATGCAGGCGAACATCGACAAGACCATCGGCTTCATCCGCGATGCGGCGGCCAAGGGCGCCCAGGTCATCCTGGCCCCGGAGCTGTTCCAGGGGCCGTATTTCTGCGTCTCGCAGGAGGAAAAGTGGTTCGGCGCCGCCTATCCGTGGCGCGAGCATCCGGCCGTGACCCAGCTTCAGCCCGTGGCCAGGGAGCTGGGCGTCGTACTGCCCGTCTCCATCTTCGAGCGCGAGGGGCCGCACTACTTCAACAGCCTGGTGATGATCGACGCCGACGGCGAGCTGATGGGCGTCTATCGCAAGAGCCATATTCCCGACGGCCCCGGCTATCAGGAGAAATACTACTTCCGCCCCGGCGACACCGGCTTCAAGGTCTGGGACACGCGCTTTGGCCGCATCGGCGTCGGCATCTGCTGGGATCAGTGGTACCCGGAAACGGCCCGAGCGATGATGCTGCAAGGTGCCGAGGTGCTGCTGTACCCGACCGCCATCGGCACCGAGCCGCATGACGATACGCTGGACACCGCCGCCCCTTGGCGGCGCGCCATGCAGGGCCACGCCGTGTCCAACGTCGTGCCGGTCGTCGGCGCCAACCGCATCGGCCACGAGCAGGTGACCGAGGCGGGCCAGACCTATTACGGCCACTCCTTCATCGCCGACCATCGCGGCGACCTGGTCGAAAGCCTGGACCGGGAGGAGGGCGTGCTGGTGCACACCTTCGACCTGGACTTCCTGGATCGCCACCGCGCGGCCTGGGGCTTCTTCCGCGACCGCCGCACGGACCTGTACGGCGCCCTGGCGACGGGCCGCCCGGCCTGA
- a CDS encoding TonB-dependent receptor domain-containing protein, which produces MKKRIVRESLLASTIIGGAALSFMAATPAFAQSANEEVAEVASIVVTGSRIRQPGYEASSPITSLSSESIAMSQPVAVEELVKDLPAAVPAVGSATNNGSGGGATINLRGLGTNRTLVLINGRRVVPFNLEGVVDTNTIPLALVERVDTVTGGASAVYGADAVAGVVNFILKNNFEGVEVNSSYGFSGEDDAVRRKFDVTMGGNFADDRGNAVVSFGYTKTDPLYQVRRPWGEVALSSTSGKPLGSGTSVPGRFDLTPVKGGVALPTGAELDPTTGALIGSNHPNYNSAGYNYNPYNLYQTPLSRYQINGLGSFKINSAAEVYSHLTYVQSNVSLDNASSGTFGNTYKVPIGNPFIPDAMRQQFCGALLIDPAKCVAGAGGDTMMDLTINRRFTEMGTRPVDIENKTVQLLAGVRGDINADWNYDAYVSHGETQQLLTRRNWGSLSKLRNALNTVSATECLVPGASTPVAGCVPINVFGPEGTITQEMIDYINLSSMSKTTIKQDVASGSISGLLPERLSSPWSERQVAVAFGAEWRRSGASTRGDAASQTNGEILGTGAPVPDRNGQFELREAFAELAVPLIENLPFIHSLNLEAGYRQTEFKAGSSKTNYGSYKFGGDWSPIEDVRVRAMYQRATRAPNIGELFNPQVTGLGNMAIDPCQLNLINSADANTAGTLSNLCRLTGVPLGAIGYVAAPNSGQVNQQTGGNPNLGPEEADTWTIGAVWQPSFVPSLRLSLDYYDIKIDKTINSPSLADVMNGCYDKALNPTLAFNDSCKAIQRSAANGSLNGVDAKGVIRPSTNAGNERVSGFDIAGNYRVELSDFGWGDIGRLDLSVNGSILTKHETQATPASVLRDCVGYYSVSCGEPKVKQRWNSRATWTLGDYSASLNWRHLSGVEVEPSNTKWFPDYAQIDSYDYFDLSGRWDITQTVRLTATINNLFDKSPPIVGSQIGTTSANNGNTFPQTYDAIGRYFTFGATLKF; this is translated from the coding sequence TTGAAAAAGAGAATTGTTCGCGAGTCCTTGCTCGCTTCGACCATTATCGGGGGCGCCGCCCTCAGCTTCATGGCCGCCACGCCGGCGTTCGCCCAGTCGGCGAATGAAGAAGTCGCCGAAGTCGCTTCCATCGTCGTTACCGGCTCGCGCATCCGCCAGCCGGGCTATGAGGCGTCCAGCCCCATCACGTCGCTGAGCTCTGAATCGATCGCTATGTCGCAGCCGGTGGCTGTCGAAGAGCTGGTCAAGGATCTGCCGGCCGCCGTGCCGGCCGTCGGTTCGGCCACCAACAACGGTTCGGGCGGCGGCGCGACCATCAACCTGCGCGGCCTGGGCACCAACCGCACGCTGGTGCTGATCAACGGCCGCCGCGTGGTGCCGTTCAACCTCGAAGGCGTGGTCGACACCAACACCATCCCGCTGGCCCTGGTCGAGCGCGTCGACACCGTCACCGGCGGCGCCTCGGCCGTGTACGGCGCTGACGCCGTCGCCGGCGTGGTCAACTTCATCCTGAAGAACAACTTCGAAGGCGTCGAGGTCAACTCCTCCTACGGCTTCTCGGGCGAAGACGACGCCGTGCGTCGCAAGTTCGACGTCACCATGGGCGGCAACTTCGCCGATGACCGCGGCAACGCCGTCGTCAGCTTCGGCTACACCAAGACCGACCCGCTGTACCAGGTGCGCCGCCCCTGGGGCGAGGTCGCTCTCTCCTCGACCTCGGGCAAGCCGCTGGGTTCGGGCACCTCGGTCCCCGGTCGTTTCGACCTGACCCCGGTCAAGGGCGGCGTCGCCCTGCCGACCGGCGCCGAGCTGGACCCGACCACGGGCGCTCTGATCGGCTCGAACCACCCGAACTACAACTCGGCGGGCTACAACTACAACCCGTACAACCTGTATCAGACGCCGCTGAGCCGCTATCAGATCAACGGTCTGGGCAGCTTCAAGATCAACTCGGCCGCTGAAGTCTACAGCCACCTGACCTACGTCCAGAGCAACGTCTCGCTGGACAACGCGTCGAGCGGCACCTTCGGCAACACCTATAAGGTGCCGATCGGCAACCCGTTCATCCCGGACGCCATGCGCCAGCAATTCTGCGGCGCCCTGCTGATCGATCCGGCCAAGTGCGTCGCCGGCGCTGGCGGCGACACCATGATGGACCTGACCATCAACCGTCGTTTCACCGAGATGGGCACCCGTCCGGTCGACATCGAGAACAAGACGGTCCAGCTGCTGGCCGGCGTCCGTGGCGACATCAACGCCGACTGGAACTACGACGCCTATGTTTCGCACGGCGAGACGCAGCAGCTGCTGACGCGTCGTAACTGGGGTTCGCTGTCCAAGCTGCGCAACGCCCTGAACACCGTCTCGGCGACCGAATGTCTGGTTCCGGGCGCCTCCACCCCCGTGGCGGGCTGCGTGCCGATCAACGTCTTCGGTCCGGAAGGCACGATCACGCAGGAAATGATCGACTACATCAACCTGTCGTCGATGAGCAAAACCACGATCAAGCAGGACGTGGCCTCGGGCTCGATCTCTGGTCTGCTGCCGGAACGCCTGTCCAGCCCGTGGAGCGAGCGCCAGGTCGCCGTGGCCTTCGGCGCCGAATGGCGTCGGTCGGGCGCCTCGACGCGCGGCGATGCGGCGTCTCAGACCAACGGCGAAATCCTGGGCACCGGCGCGCCGGTTCCGGATCGCAACGGTCAGTTCGAACTGCGTGAAGCCTTCGCCGAACTGGCGGTGCCGCTGATCGAGAACCTGCCGTTCATCCACAGCCTGAACCTGGAAGCCGGCTACCGCCAGACCGAGTTCAAGGCCGGCAGCTCCAAGACCAACTACGGCAGCTACAAGTTCGGCGGCGACTGGTCGCCGATCGAGGACGTCCGCGTCCGCGCCATGTATCAGCGCGCCACCCGCGCCCCGAACATCGGCGAGCTGTTCAACCCGCAGGTCACCGGCCTGGGCAATATGGCGATCGATCCGTGCCAGTTAAATCTGATCAACTCGGCTGACGCCAACACGGCCGGCACGCTGAGCAACCTGTGCCGTCTGACCGGCGTGCCGCTGGGCGCGATCGGTTATGTGGCTGCGCCGAACTCTGGCCAGGTCAACCAGCAGACGGGCGGCAACCCGAACCTGGGGCCGGAAGAAGCCGACACCTGGACCATCGGCGCCGTCTGGCAACCGTCCTTCGTGCCGAGCCTGCGTCTGAGCCTGGACTACTACGACATCAAGATCGACAAGACGATCAACAGCCCCAGCTTGGCTGATGTCATGAACGGCTGCTACGACAAGGCTCTGAACCCGACGCTGGCGTTCAACGACAGCTGTAAGGCCATCCAGCGCAGCGCCGCCAACGGCTCGCTGAACGGCGTCGACGCCAAGGGCGTGATCCGTCCGTCGACCAACGCCGGCAACGAGCGCGTCTCGGGCTTCGACATCGCGGGCAACTACCGCGTCGAGCTGTCCGACTTCGGCTGGGGCGACATCGGCCGCCTCGACCTGAGCGTCAACGGCAGCATCCTCACCAAGCACGAAACCCAGGCCACCCCGGCCTCCGTGCTGCGTGACTGCGTCGGCTACTACTCGGTCTCGTGCGGCGAGCCCAAGGTCAAACAACGCTGGAACAGCCGCGCGACCTGGACGCTGGGCGACTACTCAGCCTCGCTGAACTGGCGTCATCTGTCCGGCGTCGAAGTCGAGCCGAGCAACACCAAGTGGTTCCCGGACTACGCCCAGATCGACAGCTACGACTACTTCGACCTGAGCGGCCGCTGGGACATCACCCAAACGGTGCGTCTGACGGCGACGATCAACAACCTGTTCGACAAGTCGCCGCCCATCGTCGGCTCGCAGATCGGCACCACCTCGGCGAACAACGGGAACACCTTCCCGCAGACCTACGATGCGATCGGCCGCTACTTCACCTTCGGCGCCACGCTGAAGTTCTGA
- a CDS encoding right-handed parallel beta-helix repeat-containing protein yields the protein MSILATFLLLSAEAWSMPAARPCDAQDIAALTAEADTPYLLACRAALTPDQTIVRPVRIIGAEASGAQLDCGGGTVGRPEVPVAASAPTIAIWSRRIDAALWSRPTDVRIRNCRINGAVRVWGMGADGRYDDLRASSRTRDHTDRLQATAPSHVTLENVTIRAAGTIPLYVGPGVTRLSLLGSILEGDSVSTAIYLDAESADNRIEDNLLRTRTQREMIAIDGSTRNRIIGNRFELGGRPGVFLYRNCGERGVIRHQTPSYNTITDNLFSGAARLRPRLVVQNAREGRRSYCGDDKGYPWGSSADDRDGASHNIVRYSFGN from the coding sequence ATGAGCATTCTGGCGACCTTCCTGCTGCTCTCCGCCGAAGCCTGGTCCATGCCCGCCGCCCGCCCCTGCGACGCGCAGGACATCGCCGCCCTGACCGCCGAGGCCGATACCCCCTACCTGCTGGCCTGCCGCGCAGCGCTTACGCCGGACCAGACAATCGTCCGTCCCGTGCGCATCATCGGCGCAGAAGCTTCAGGCGCCCAGTTGGACTGCGGCGGCGGGACGGTCGGCCGCCCGGAGGTTCCGGTCGCAGCCTCGGCGCCGACCATCGCCATCTGGTCGCGCCGCATCGACGCCGCCCTCTGGAGCCGTCCGACCGATGTCCGCATCCGCAACTGCCGGATCAACGGCGCCGTGCGGGTCTGGGGCATGGGCGCCGATGGACGCTATGACGACCTGCGCGCCTCTTCGCGCACAAGGGATCACACCGACCGCCTGCAGGCGACGGCGCCCAGTCATGTGACGCTGGAGAACGTGACGATCCGCGCGGCGGGGACGATCCCACTCTATGTCGGTCCGGGCGTCACCCGGCTGAGCCTGCTGGGTTCGATCCTGGAGGGCGACAGCGTCTCAACCGCCATCTATCTGGACGCCGAAAGCGCCGACAACCGGATCGAGGACAACCTGCTCCGCACCCGGACCCAGCGCGAGATGATCGCCATCGACGGTTCGACCCGCAATCGCATCATCGGCAACCGCTTCGAACTGGGCGGGCGGCCCGGCGTCTTCCTCTATCGCAACTGCGGCGAGCGCGGCGTCATCCGCCACCAGACGCCGTCCTACAACACCATCACCGACAACCTCTTCAGCGGCGCCGCCCGGCTGCGCCCGCGCCTGGTGGTGCAGAACGCTCGCGAGGGCCGACGGTCCTACTGCGGCGACGATAAAGGCTACCCCTGGGGCAGCAGCGCCGATGATCGCGACGGCGCCTCACACAACATCGTTCGTTACAGTTTTGGGAATTGA
- a CDS encoding PA-phosphatase: MRTPGGPRAVATAAVLAVLLSACAGTPAALRPEAARAPVVAGYLDETVVAALADAVPPPPAPGSAEDLDDKARSARFIALEDTDRWLLATAHAELRPPLALQHFDCALDARLDPAAVPQLTRMMQRLFHDADTVAERVKARAHRPRPVGDDLQRNACQRLTEAGRRSASYPSGSSTVGAVYGEAFAALEPARAEAARRMGDELGRSRLVCAMHYPRDVAAGDELGRAVFQAAAAQPAFQADLIAARAELAAVRATGARNPGCAAEARALATPLP; the protein is encoded by the coding sequence ATGCGCACACCGGGCGGCCCGCGCGCCGTGGCGACGGCGGCTGTCCTGGCCGTCTTGTTAAGCGCCTGCGCCGGAACGCCCGCCGCTCTGCGGCCTGAAGCCGCCCGCGCGCCTGTCGTGGCGGGCTATCTGGACGAAACCGTCGTGGCCGCCCTGGCCGACGCCGTCCCCCCGCCGCCTGCGCCCGGCTCGGCCGAAGATCTGGACGACAAGGCCCGTTCCGCCCGCTTCATCGCCCTGGAAGACACCGACCGCTGGCTGCTGGCCACGGCTCACGCCGAGTTGCGCCCGCCGCTGGCGCTGCAGCATTTCGACTGCGCCCTGGACGCGCGCCTGGACCCGGCCGCCGTTCCGCAGCTGACCCGGATGATGCAGCGGCTGTTTCATGACGCCGACACCGTCGCCGAAAGGGTCAAGGCCCGCGCCCATCGCCCCCGCCCGGTCGGCGACGATCTTCAGCGCAACGCCTGCCAGCGGCTGACCGAGGCGGGCCGACGCAGCGCCTCCTATCCATCCGGCAGTTCGACAGTCGGCGCCGTCTATGGCGAAGCCTTCGCCGCCCTTGAGCCGGCCCGCGCCGAGGCCGCCCGCCGCATGGGCGACGAACTGGGCCGCAGCCGACTGGTCTGCGCGATGCACTATCCGCGCGACGTGGCCGCCGGCGACGAACTGGGCCGCGCCGTGTTTCAGGCCGCCGCCGCCCAGCCCGCTTTTCAGGCCGACCTGATCGCCGCGCGAGCGGAACTGGCCGCCGTGCGTGCGACGGGCGCGCGCAACCCCGGCTGCGCGGCCGAGGCGCGGGCCCTGGCCACGCCCCTGCCCTGA
- a CDS encoding ribonuclease encodes MTDPKTENDESREAAAMGEKTDRGHLRDALNKALEGTDSGSDTRAGSLRGGSASGSEIDPDQDVINDALAREGVAARDAATRPAGGPEQARKSTGQPGDDVDAPTG; translated from the coding sequence ATGACCGACCCCAAGACCGAAAACGACGAAAGCCGCGAAGCCGCCGCCATGGGCGAGAAGACCGATCGCGGCCACCTGCGCGACGCGCTGAACAAGGCGCTGGAGGGCACTGATTCGGGCTCTGACACCCGCGCCGGCTCCCTGCGGGGCGGCTCGGCGTCGGGCTCCGAGATTGATCCGGACCAGGACGTCATCAACGACGCGCTCGCTCGCGAAGGCGTGGCCGCGCGCGACGCCGCCACGCGCCCTGCCGGCGGGCCTGAACAGGCGCGCAAGTCCACCGGCCAGCCCGGCGACGACGTCGACGCCCCTACCGGTTGA
- a CDS encoding 1,9-bis(guanidino)-5-aza-nonane synthase, giving the protein MNAPVQSNKKAELLATTVEHVDITSFDARPIIDSMRKMSFSSRDTARAADIFNMALEDETCSPWLILAGSTSAGGCMHVYRDMVQFNMIDAVVATGASIVDMDFFEALGYKHYQAAGPVDDNILRDNYIDRIYDTYIDEEELQDCDNAIYEIANRLEPRGYSSREFIWEMGKWLSEGNAKKPGSLIQTAYEKGVPIFCPAFVDSSAGFGLVKHQKERAKAGKPYMMIDAVADFRELTDIKIAAGTTALFMVGGGVPKNFAQDTVVCAEILGEDAEMHKYAVQITVADVRDGACSSSTLQEAASWGKVSTTYEQMVYAEATTVVPLIGSDAYHRDSWKKREPRQWAKLFGK; this is encoded by the coding sequence ATGAACGCTCCCGTTCAGTCGAACAAAAAAGCCGAACTGCTGGCCACCACCGTCGAGCACGTCGACATCACCAGCTTCGACGCCCGCCCGATCATCGATTCCATGCGCAAGATGTCGTTCAGCTCGCGCGACACCGCCCGCGCGGCCGACATCTTCAACATGGCCCTGGAAGACGAGACCTGCTCGCCGTGGCTGATCCTGGCCGGTTCGACCTCGGCCGGCGGCTGCATGCACGTCTATCGCGACATGGTGCAGTTCAACATGATCGACGCCGTGGTCGCCACCGGCGCCTCCATCGTCGACATGGATTTCTTCGAAGCGCTTGGCTACAAGCACTATCAGGCTGCGGGCCCGGTCGACGACAACATCCTGCGCGACAACTACATCGACCGCATATACGACACCTACATCGACGAAGAAGAGCTGCAGGACTGCGACAACGCGATCTATGAGATCGCCAACCGCCTGGAGCCGCGCGGCTATTCCTCGCGCGAGTTCATCTGGGAAATGGGCAAGTGGCTGTCGGAAGGCAACGCCAAGAAGCCCGGCTCGCTGATCCAGACCGCCTATGAAAAGGGCGTGCCGATCTTCTGCCCGGCCTTCGTCGATAGCTCGGCCGGTTTCGGCCTGGTCAAGCACCAGAAGGAACGCGCCAAGGCCGGCAAGCCGTACATGATGATCGACGCGGTCGCGGACTTCCGCGAACTGACCGACATCAAGATCGCGGCCGGCACCACGGCCCTGTTCATGGTCGGCGGCGGCGTGCCCAAGAACTTCGCCCAGGACACCGTCGTCTGCGCCGAGATCCTCGGTGAAGACGCCGAGATGCACAAATACGCCGTGCAGATCACGGTCGCCGACGTGCGCGACGGCGCCTGCTCGTCCTCGACGCTGCAGGAAGCCGCCTCGTGGGGCAAGGTTTCGACCACCTACGAACAGATGGTCTACGCCGAAGCCACCACCGTCGTGCCGCTGATTGGTTCGGACGCCTATCACCGCGACTCGTGGAAGAAGCGCGAGCCGCGCCAGTGGGCCAAGCTGTTCGGCAAATAA
- a CDS encoding type III PLP-dependent enzyme: protein MHTYQFPLDLVRQRSPERPVALVRPRSVAVAAQWFQDNLKADVFYAVKANPSRWVIETLVEQGVNAFDVASLAEIELVRSVSPNARLAFMHPVKSRGAIRAAYADHGVRTFVLDSHDELNKILEATGHAEDLNLVVRMGVSADGAAYSLSGKFGVTPDQAPALLLATRQAVQDGLMGVSFHVGSQCMRPSAYEAAMTQVGRAIKKAGVFVDIVDVGGGFPSVYPGMVPPDLSEYADAIHRGFNEMPVSETTELWCEPGRALVAESSSVLCRVDLRKGDALYLNDGSYGSLFDATHSRWPFPTKLVRDGDAASELKPFRFYGPTCDSIDHMPGPFWLPADVQEGDFIEIGMLGAYGVAMTTGFNGYGEHDIAVVEDAPMGSMYGLAPRSIPTVRTTAEENARKIVRLSRPKGKAGQRKRKR from the coding sequence TTGCACACGTACCAGTTTCCCCTGGACCTGGTCCGTCAGCGGTCCCCGGAGCGTCCGGTCGCACTCGTGCGTCCTCGCTCCGTTGCCGTAGCGGCGCAGTGGTTCCAGGATAATCTGAAAGCCGACGTCTTCTATGCGGTGAAGGCGAACCCTTCGCGCTGGGTCATCGAGACTCTGGTCGAACAGGGCGTCAACGCGTTTGACGTCGCGTCCCTGGCCGAGATCGAACTGGTTCGATCGGTCAGCCCGAACGCGCGCCTGGCCTTCATGCACCCGGTCAAGAGCCGCGGCGCCATCCGTGCGGCCTACGCCGACCACGGCGTGCGCACCTTCGTGCTCGACAGCCATGACGAACTGAACAAGATCCTCGAGGCCACCGGCCACGCCGAGGACCTGAATCTGGTGGTTCGCATGGGTGTGTCGGCCGATGGCGCCGCCTATTCGCTGTCGGGCAAGTTCGGCGTCACCCCGGATCAGGCCCCCGCCCTGCTGCTGGCCACCCGCCAGGCGGTTCAGGACGGCCTGATGGGCGTGTCGTTCCACGTCGGTTCGCAGTGCATGCGCCCCTCGGCCTATGAGGCGGCGATGACCCAGGTCGGCCGCGCCATCAAGAAGGCGGGCGTCTTCGTCGATATCGTCGACGTCGGCGGCGGCTTCCCGTCGGTCTATCCGGGCATGGTCCCGCCGGACCTGAGCGAATACGCCGACGCCATCCATCGCGGCTTCAACGAGATGCCGGTGTCGGAAACGACCGAGCTGTGGTGCGAGCCCGGCCGGGCGCTGGTGGCCGAATCGTCGTCGGTGCTGTGCCGCGTGGACCTGCGCAAGGGCGACGCCCTTTATCTGAACGACGGGTCGTACGGCTCGCTGTTCGACGCCACCCACTCGCGCTGGCCCTTCCCGACCAAGCTGGTGCGGGACGGAGACGCGGCGTCGGAACTGAAGCCCTTCCGCTTCTATGGCCCGACCTGCGACAGCATCGACCACATGCCCGGCCCGTTTTGGCTGCCCGCCGATGTGCAGGAAGGCGACTTCATCGAGATCGGCATGCTGGGCGCCTATGGCGTGGCCATGACGACGGGCTTCAACGGCTATGGCGAACATGACATCGCCGTGGTCGAGGACGCCCCGATGGGTTCGATGTACGGCCTGGCGCCGCGCTCCATCCCGACCGTGCGCACCACGGCCGAGGAGAACGCCCGCAAGATCGTTCGCCTGTCGCGTCCCAAGGGCAAGGCCGGCCAGCGCAAACGCAAGCGCTGA
- the phnC gene encoding phosphonate ABC transporter ATP-binding protein: MSSSTAAVASVRDVSKTYGARKALDGVSVEVGAGEMVALIGPSGSGKSTLLRSITGLHPIDPGGTISVFGDVVQQNGRVTGAVRRARGRLGMIFQQFNLVGRLSLFSNVMLGALGRLPAWRGLFGVWPGADKDKAMAALHRVGVSEYAAQRANTLSGGQQQRGAIARALVQGAKAILADEPVASLDPVSARKVMELLVELNKRDGLGVIVTLHQVDYAIRYCDRVVALQKGKVVYDGPSTGLDTKRLIEIYGPEYEDAFWEAKA; the protein is encoded by the coding sequence ATGAGTTCTTCAACAGCCGCCGTCGCCTCTGTCCGCGACGTCTCGAAGACCTACGGGGCCAGAAAGGCGCTCGACGGCGTGTCCGTCGAGGTCGGCGCCGGTGAAATGGTCGCCCTGATCGGTCCTTCAGGGTCGGGCAAGTCCACCCTGCTGCGTTCGATCACGGGTCTGCACCCGATCGATCCCGGCGGGACCATCTCGGTTTTCGGCGATGTCGTTCAGCAGAACGGCCGCGTCACGGGCGCCGTGCGCCGTGCGCGCGGACGGCTGGGCATGATCTTCCAGCAGTTTAATCTGGTGGGTCGGCTGAGCCTGTTCTCCAACGTCATGCTGGGCGCGCTTGGCCGTCTGCCCGCCTGGCGCGGCCTGTTCGGCGTCTGGCCGGGCGCGGACAAGGACAAGGCCATGGCGGCCCTGCACCGCGTCGGCGTGTCCGAATACGCCGCCCAGCGCGCCAACACCCTGTCCGGCGGTCAGCAGCAGCGCGGCGCCATCGCCCGCGCCCTGGTCCAGGGCGCCAAGGCCATTCTGGCCGACGAACCCGTCGCCTCGCTGGACCCGGTGTCGGCCCGCAAGGTGATGGAGCTGCTGGTCGAGCTGAACAAGCGCGACGGCCTGGGCGTCATCGTCACCCTGCACCAGGTGGACTACGCCATCCGCTACTGCGACCGCGTCGTCGCCCTGCAGAAGGGCAAGGTGGTTTACGACGGGCCCTCGACCGGCCTGGACACCAAGCGCCTGATTGAAATCTACGGTCCCGAATACGAGGACGCGTTCTGGGAAGCCAAGGCATGA
- the phnD gene encoding phosphate/phosphite/phosphonate ABC transporter substrate-binding protein: MTHSNLTRRMLGLAAGAALAVSLAACGQGDKAGAAKGAPSEISFAILPAEGQASSGPLWQPLLDDMTKAVGVPVKPYFASNYTVLVEAMRGNQIQAAWFPAKTAIEAIERSKGEVVARIVDPEGRDSYQSTLIVKKGSGITLDDVLACGKKYDFGIGDALSTSGTLAPMTFLFNPHNVVPNECFKTVRTANHQANSFAVANGLVQVATSNTINTVFIGRSNPQIAAQLEEIWRSPPIPEAGIVIREDLDPAIKEKIRGFFLTYGRGEGAEAERQRKILKDLNYSGFNPADESYLNPVREMIADQTLTEAKAKGDAAGAARAEAELQRLRRLREVQP, encoded by the coding sequence ATGACCCATTCCAACTTGACCCGCCGGATGCTGGGCCTGGCCGCCGGCGCGGCCCTGGCCGTCAGCCTCGCGGCCTGCGGCCAGGGCGACAAGGCCGGCGCTGCCAAGGGCGCGCCGTCCGAGATCAGCTTCGCCATCCTTCCGGCCGAGGGACAGGCGTCCTCCGGTCCGCTGTGGCAGCCGCTGCTGGACGACATGACCAAGGCCGTCGGCGTGCCGGTGAAGCCTTATTTCGCGTCCAACTACACCGTGCTGGTCGAGGCCATGCGCGGCAATCAGATCCAGGCCGCCTGGTTCCCGGCCAAGACCGCCATCGAGGCGATCGAACGCTCCAAGGGCGAAGTCGTCGCCCGCATCGTCGACCCCGAAGGCCGCGATTCCTACCAGTCGACCCTGATCGTCAAAAAAGGCTCGGGCATCACGCTGGACGACGTGCTGGCCTGCGGCAAGAAATACGACTTCGGCATCGGCGACGCCCTGTCGACCTCGGGCACGCTGGCCCCGATGACCTTCCTGTTCAATCCGCACAATGTCGTGCCGAACGAGTGCTTCAAGACGGTGCGCACGGCCAACCACCAGGCCAACTCCTTCGCCGTGGCCAACGGCCTGGTGCAGGTGGCGACGTCGAACACCATCAACACCGTCTTCATCGGCCGCTCCAACCCGCAGATCGCCGCTCAGCTTGAGGAAATCTGGCGCTCGCCCCCGATCCCGGAGGCGGGCATCGTCATCCGCGAAGACCTGGATCCGGCGATCAAGGAAAAGATCCGCGGCTTCTTCCTGACCTATGGCCGGGGCGAGGGCGCCGAGGCCGAGCGCCAGCGCAAGATCCTGAAGGACCTGAACTATTCGGGCTTCAACCCGGCCGACGAATCCTATCTGAACCCGGTCCGCGAGATGATCGCAGACCAGACCCTGACCGAGGCCAAGGCCAAGGGCGACGCCGCCGGCGCCGCGCGCGCCGAGGCTGAACTGCAACGCCTGCGTCGCCTGCGCGAGGTCCAGCCTTGA